One Nitrospirota bacterium genomic region harbors:
- a CDS encoding glycosyltransferase family 4 protein, which produces MDTVCHVITKLELGGAQEVALFTVSHLDRARFRPALVTGPDGLLTAEAKALSGVDVQVLPPLRREIRPLHDLLALIQLVRLFRKLRPTIVHTHSSKAGILGRWAAWFARVPVVVHTVHGYGVTPRQPAWLRKMLVGLERFTGRVTTHWVAVSKADIEQGLRWGLFTRERVSLVRPGIDPRPFSTALSDSQRHRLRAEVGVQDGELLVGTVACLKPQKAPLDFVAVAARVCRRLPSVRFVLVGDGELREPVEAAIRKAGLQERLRLLGWRRDVPALMQALDVFLLTSHWEGLPRVLLEARASGLPVVATRVGGSEEAIVEGEHGWLCRAGDVDGMAQRVCRVLEDAGRRSRLRVRRDPLPQEFEIHEMVRQYEALYGQLRPGSWSCGVEAQNDTTRNPSFVRRKP; this is translated from the coding sequence GTGGACACGGTCTGCCATGTCATCACGAAGCTGGAACTGGGTGGAGCCCAGGAAGTCGCGTTGTTCACGGTCTCGCATCTCGATCGTGCGCGATTCAGGCCGGCGTTGGTGACGGGGCCCGACGGCCTGCTCACCGCGGAGGCGAAGGCCTTGTCCGGCGTTGACGTGCAGGTGCTGCCCCCGCTCCGCCGGGAGATCCGGCCGTTGCACGACCTGCTCGCTCTGATCCAACTCGTGCGGCTGTTCCGGAAGCTCCGTCCCACCATCGTCCATACTCACAGTTCCAAAGCCGGCATTCTCGGCCGCTGGGCGGCGTGGTTCGCGCGGGTCCCGGTCGTCGTGCACACCGTTCATGGATACGGCGTCACGCCGCGGCAGCCGGCCTGGCTGCGGAAGATGCTGGTCGGTCTGGAGCGATTCACCGGCCGGGTGACGACGCACTGGGTGGCGGTGTCCAAGGCAGACATCGAGCAGGGACTGCGATGGGGGTTGTTTACACGGGAGCGGGTGTCGCTGGTCCGTCCGGGCATCGACCCTCGACCGTTCTCCACCGCGCTGTCCGATTCGCAGCGACACCGTCTGCGCGCCGAGGTGGGCGTCCAAGACGGGGAGTTGCTGGTCGGCACCGTCGCCTGCCTGAAGCCGCAGAAGGCGCCGCTGGACTTTGTCGCGGTCGCGGCGCGGGTCTGCCGGCGGCTTCCCTCGGTCCGCTTCGTGCTGGTCGGAGACGGCGAGTTGCGGGAGCCGGTTGAAGCGGCGATCCGCAAAGCCGGCTTGCAGGAGCGCCTGCGGCTGCTCGGCTGGAGGCGGGACGTTCCGGCTTTGATGCAGGCGCTGGATGTGTTTCTGCTGACGTCCCATTGGGAAGGGTTGCCCCGCGTGCTCTTGGAAGCGCGGGCCAGCGGCCTGCCCGTGGTGGCGACGCGGGTGGGAGGTTCGGAAGAGGCGATCGTCGAGGGTGAACACGGATGGTTGTGCCGCGCGGGAGATGTGGACGGAATGGCGCAACGAGTCTGCCGTGTCCTGGAAGACGCCGGGCGACGGTCCAGGCTCCGGGTCCGCCGAGATCCGCTGCCGCAAGAATTTGAGATTCACGAGATGGTCAGGCAATATGAAGCTCTGTATGGACAGCTGCGGCCCGGCTCATGGTCGTGCGGCGTCGAGGCGCAGAACGACACGACTCGGAACCCTTCTTTCGTGAGGAGGAAACCGTGA